TTCGACGACGAGGCCGAGGCGATCCGCCTCGCCAACGACACCGAATACGGCCTGGTCGCCTACTGCTATACGCGCGATCTCGCCCGCGCCGCCCGCGTCGGCGATGCGCTCGACTACGGCATGCTGGCGGTCAACTGCGTCAAGCTGACCGGCCCGCCGATCCCCTTCGGCGGCGTCAAGCAGTCCGGCCAGGGGCGCGAGGGCTCGCGCCACGGCCTCGACGAATACAGCGAAATTCACTACACCTGCCTCGCCCTGCCGGCGTGAGGCCAAGCCACGGGAGAATCGCATGAGCCAGCAAGCCACCACCCCACGAGACAGCGCCGGCCTGGCCGAGCTGGAAGCCGCCGACCGCGCCTATGTGCTGCACCCGTCCACCCAGCTCAAGGCGCACGCCCAGGGCCTTTCGGGCGGCCCGCAGATCATCACCGGCGGGCAGGGCGCGACCATCCGCGACGCCCACGGCAATGAATACCTCGACGGCTTCGCCGGGCTGTACTGCGTGAACATCGGCTACGGTCGCACCGAGGTGGCCGAGGCCATCGCACGGCAGGCACACGAGCTGGCCTACTACCACAGCTACGCCGGGTATTCGAACGAGCCGCTGATCGAGCTGTCCGAGCGCCTGATCCGCATGGCGCCGGCGGGCATGAGCCGGGTGTACTACGGCCTTTCCGGCTCCGACGCCAACGAAACCCAGATCAAGCTGGTCTGGTACTACAACAACATCCTCGGCCGCACCACCAAGAAGAAGATCATCTCGCGCCACCGCGCGTATCACGGTTCCGGCGTGATGACCGGCAGCCTGACCGGCCTGCCCGTGTTCCATCAGGCCTTCGATCTGCCGATGCCGCAGATCCGGCATACGCTCACCCCGCATTACTATCGCCGCGAGGATGCCGGCATGAGCGAGCGGGAGTTCTCGCAGTACTGCGCCGACGAGCTGGAACGCATGATTCTGGAGGAAGGGCCGGACACGGTCGCCGCCTTCATCGGCGAACCGGTGCTCGGCACCGGCGGCATCATCCCGCCGCCCGAGGGCTACTGGGAGGCGATCCAGGCGGTGCTGCGCCGCTACGACATCCTGCTGATCGCCGACGAGGTGATCACCGGCTTCGGCCGCCTGGGCACGACCTTCGGCAGCGAGAAGTACGGCATCGAGCCCGACCTGATGACCCTGGCCAAGGGCCTGACCAGCGCCTACGCGCCGCTGTCCGCGGTGATGGTCGGCGAGCGCGTGTGGCGCGTGCTGGAAGAGGGCGCCGATCGCCTCGGCGCGTTGGGCCATGGCTGGACCTATTCCGGCCATCCGCTGGGTACCGCCGCCGCGCTGGCCAACCTCGACATCATCGAGCGCGAGGGGCTGGTCGAACGGGCGCGCACCACCGGCGACTATCTGCTGGCCGGCCTGCGCGAGGCGCTGGCCGATTCGCCCATCGTCGGCGAGGTGCGCGGCGCGGGCATGCTGGCCGCGGTCGAGTTCGCCCGCGATCCGGCGGCGCGGCTGCCCTTCGCACCCAAGCACAAGGTCGGCGTGCGCATCTACGAGGCCTGCCGCGCGCGCGGCGTGCTCGCCCGCGCCATGCCGCACGGCGACATCCTCGGCTTCGCGCCGCCGCTGGTGCTCACCCGCGCCGAGGCGGACCGCATCGCCGAAACCGCGCGCGAGGCGGTGGCCGCCGTGGCCGACGAGCTCGTGGGGCAGGGCGCGCTGAGTGGCGGCTGAGGCCGGCGCGCCGACCCCGGCCGACATCTACCGCGCCCGCGCCCGCATCGCCGGGCGCGTGGCGCGCACGCCGCTGCTGTCCTCGCCGCGTCTGGCGCGCGCCTGCGGCGCCGACTCGGTGTCGCTCAAGCTGGAGATGCTGCAGCCCAGCGGCGCCTTCAAGCTGCGTGGGGCGACGCATGCGCTGCTCGCGCTGGCGCCCGAGACCCGCGCCCGCGGCGTGGTGACCGCTTCCACCGGCAACCACGGCCGCGCGCTGGCCTGGGCCGCGCGCGCCGAGGGCGTCGCCTGCACCGTCTGTCTGTCCGCTCTGGTGCCCGCCAACAAGGTCGCGGCGGTGCGCGAACTGGGCGCCGAGGTGGTGCTGGCCGGCGACGACCAGGATGCCGCGGTGGCCGAGGCCCTGCGCCTTGCCGAGACGCGGGGCCTTGGCTATATCCCGCCCTTCGATCACCCCGATGTGATCGCGGGGCAGGGCACCCTAGGCCTGGAACTGCTGGAGGATGCGCCCGATCTCGACACTCTGCTGGTGCCGCTGTCCGGGGGCGGGCTGCTTGCCGGGGTGGCGCTGGCGGTGAAGGCGGTCAAGCCGGACGTGCATGTCGTCGGCATCAGCCCGCAGCGGGGTGCGGCGATGATCGAGAGCCTGCGTGCCGGGCGTCCGGTCGAGGTCGCCGAGGAAACGACGCTGGCCGACAGCCTGGGTGGCGGCATCGGCCTCGACAACCGCTACAGCTTCGCCCTGGTGCGCGCGTTGGCGGACACGGTCGTCCAGGTTTCCGAGGCGGAAATCGCCGCCGCGATGCGCGAGCTCCATCGTCACGAGCGCCTGGTGACGGAAGGGGCGGCCGCGGTGGGCGCGGCGCTGCTGGCGCGCGGCGAGGTGCCCGGCGGCGGTCGCCGCGCGGTCGTTCTCGTCACCGGCAACAATGTCGACATGGACCGGTTTACCCGACTCATCTGCGAACGAGACTGACATGAGCGTACGGATTCTCGGCGAGGGTGAACTGCGCCGCCTCGTGCGGCTCGACGAGGCCGCCATCGAGGCCGCGGAGCACGCCTTTCTGGCCCTCGGCGAGGGCCGCGCGATCCAACCGCCGGTGTTGGCGCTGGAGATCGCCGCACGCAACGCCGAGGTCGACATCAAGACCGCCTACATCGACGGCTTGCCGCAGCTTGCGATCAAGGCCTCCTCGGGCTTTTTCGGCAATCCTGCGCGCGGTCTGCCCAGCCTCTCGGGCTTCATGGCGCTGCTCGATGCCACGAGCGGGCGCACGGTCGCGGTGCTGTT
The Acidihalobacter prosperus DNA segment above includes these coding regions:
- the eutB gene encoding hydroxyectoine utilization dehydratase EutB, with protein sequence MAAEAGAPTPADIYRARARIAGRVARTPLLSSPRLARACGADSVSLKLEMLQPSGAFKLRGATHALLALAPETRARGVVTASTGNHGRALAWAARAEGVACTVCLSALVPANKVAAVRELGAEVVLAGDDQDAAVAEALRLAETRGLGYIPPFDHPDVIAGQGTLGLELLEDAPDLDTLLVPLSGGGLLAGVALAVKAVKPDVHVVGISPQRGAAMIESLRAGRPVEVAEETTLADSLGGGIGLDNRYSFALVRALADTVVQVSEAEIAAAMRELHRHERLVTEGAAAVGAALLARGEVPGGGRRAVVLVTGNNVDMDRFTRLICERD
- a CDS encoding aminotransferase — protein: MSQQATTPRDSAGLAELEAADRAYVLHPSTQLKAHAQGLSGGPQIITGGQGATIRDAHGNEYLDGFAGLYCVNIGYGRTEVAEAIARQAHELAYYHSYAGYSNEPLIELSERLIRMAPAGMSRVYYGLSGSDANETQIKLVWYYNNILGRTTKKKIISRHRAYHGSGVMTGSLTGLPVFHQAFDLPMPQIRHTLTPHYYRREDAGMSEREFSQYCADELERMILEEGPDTVAAFIGEPVLGTGGIIPPPEGYWEAIQAVLRRYDILLIADEVITGFGRLGTTFGSEKYGIEPDLMTLAKGLTSAYAPLSAVMVGERVWRVLEEGADRLGALGHGWTYSGHPLGTAAALANLDIIEREGLVERARTTGDYLLAGLREALADSPIVGEVRGAGMLAAVEFARDPAARLPFAPKHKVGVRIYEACRARGVLARAMPHGDILGFAPPLVLTRAEADRIAETAREAVAAVADELVGQGALSGG